The Parabacteroides sp. AD58 genome includes a window with the following:
- a CDS encoding hydroxypyruvate isomerase family protein → MKNISRRDAIKSILAGSALASAAPLAAAGNLLGSPSVAEEPLKGNIHHSVSKWCFGDIPLDEFCEICKRIGIESVELLDPADWPTVKKHGLTVAMAQGAGLGIDRGFNDPQLHDELVASYEKVIPMVAEAGLTNLICFAGRRNGVTDLQGWENCEKGLKRLIPVAEKYHVVLTMELLNSVGHKDYLCDHTVWGVELCRRLGSPNFKLLYDIYHMQIMEGNIIENIRKYHTYFSHIHTGGCPGRAEIDETQELYYPAIMKALVEMGYKGFVGQEFVPKQKDKIASLEKCIRICDV, encoded by the coding sequence ATGAAAAACATTTCAAGAAGAGATGCGATCAAATCAATCTTGGCCGGAAGTGCTTTAGCATCGGCAGCACCGCTGGCCGCAGCCGGAAATCTGCTGGGAAGTCCTTCCGTTGCGGAAGAACCGCTGAAAGGAAATATTCATCATTCAGTCAGCAAGTGGTGCTTCGGAGATATTCCATTGGATGAGTTCTGCGAGATCTGTAAACGGATTGGCATTGAATCGGTGGAATTATTGGATCCAGCTGACTGGCCGACGGTAAAGAAACACGGACTGACGGTTGCCATGGCGCAGGGTGCCGGTTTAGGTATTGACCGTGGCTTCAATGATCCGCAACTGCATGATGAACTGGTGGCCAGCTACGAGAAAGTGATCCCGATGGTTGCCGAGGCCGGACTGACCAATCTGATCTGTTTTGCCGGACGTAGAAATGGAGTGACCGATCTGCAAGGCTGGGAGAACTGCGAGAAAGGATTGAAACGGTTGATTCCCGTAGCAGAAAAATATCATGTGGTGCTGACGATGGAGTTATTGAACAGCGTAGGCCATAAGGATTACTTATGTGATCATACGGTCTGGGGCGTTGAATTATGCCGCCGGTTAGGTTCACCCAACTTCAAGTTGCTGTATGATATTTATCACATGCAGATCATGGAAGGAAATATCATTGAGAATATCCGTAAGTATCATACGTATTTTTCTCATATCCATACCGGTGGCTGTCCGGGGCGGGCAGAGATCGACGAAACCCAGGAATTGTATTATCCGGCTATTATGAAAGCTTTGGTAGAAATGGGTTATAAGGGCTTTGTCGGTCAGGAATTCGTACCTAAACAGAAAGACAAGATTGCATCACTGGAAAAATGTATTCGCATTTGTGATGTATAA
- a CDS encoding C40 family peptidase, which yields MKRRLYTLLISFLLSFPAVLSVYASTPADSTKVTGNDIVQRAMKYIGVPYRSGRMNPKVGFDCSGFTSYVFKKENILLTHSSRSQFTQGIQINDCKELHKGDLVFFSGSRNSSRIGHVGIVTEVNHQTGSFSFIHASRTGVCVSSSTEAYYQKRYVGACRVLAV from the coding sequence ATGAAGAGAAGACTCTATACGTTATTGATTTCGTTTTTACTGTCATTTCCGGCAGTCCTTTCAGTCTATGCCAGCACACCCGCTGATTCTACCAAAGTAACAGGCAATGATATCGTGCAGCGAGCGATGAAATACATCGGCGTTCCGTATCGGAGCGGACGAATGAATCCGAAGGTGGGTTTTGACTGTTCCGGATTTACATCTTATGTCTTCAAGAAAGAAAATATCTTACTCACCCATTCTTCCCGTTCGCAGTTTACACAAGGCATACAAATCAATGACTGCAAGGAATTGCACAAAGGAGATCTGGTATTTTTCAGCGGTTCACGCAACAGCAGCCGGATCGGACATGTGGGAATCGTTACGGAAGTCAATCATCAAACGGGGTCATTTTCTTTTATTCACGCCAGCCGTACAGGTGTATGTGTATCCTCATCAACCGAAGCCTATTATCAGAAGCGCTATGTAGGAGCATGCCGCGTACTGGCTGTTTAA
- a CDS encoding AMP-dependent synthetase/ligase, translating into MTYYHFAELIQRQAEKYGNRTALKYRDDATGKWSKISWIQFAENVRLTAEAMADSGIGVQENIGMYSQNMPQCLYTSFGAYANRIVDIPMYATSSPTQIAYIVKDANIHTLFVGEQLQYNNAWIVQKQLPNILRKLVVYDSSVRLNPEDKTSVYFDDFIRLGNNAHAESQVKIRTSQARPEDVATIIYTSGTTGNSKGVVLTHTNYLEAMRAHDLRLPHITDKDTSMCFLPLTHIFEKGWTFVCLVKGMKVAINHDPKLIQKALPEIAPTTMSSVPRLWEKVYIGVQEKIHNASPTMQKVFKDAIETGRKYNLEYRRKGITPPLALKAKFEFYNRTVFTLLKRVIGIQNGRFFPVAGAPLSDKVLEFLLSVNIPIRYGYGLSETTATVSFFPEEHYEIGSLGILQPDLQVRIDPSNNEILVKGKTVMSGYYNRPEENAAAFTEDGYFRTGDAGRLEGNTLYFLERIKDLYKTSNGKYIAPQAIELSVSSDPYIDQVAVIGDQRKFVSALIVPNYALLEEYAKEQHIAYTTRAELLQNKFIYKLIEAHIEEHQGELAAFEKIKRFTLLPEPFTIESGELTDTLKLRRRVVAEHYAKQIEAMYAE; encoded by the coding sequence ATGACTTATTATCACTTTGCCGAGCTGATACAGCGGCAGGCTGAAAAATACGGAAACCGTACAGCTTTAAAGTATCGGGATGATGCTACGGGTAAATGGTCTAAGATTTCATGGATTCAGTTTGCCGAAAATGTACGCCTGACTGCAGAAGCAATGGCGGATAGTGGAATTGGTGTACAAGAGAATATAGGCATGTATTCACAGAACATGCCCCAGTGCCTGTACACAAGCTTCGGAGCATATGCCAACCGGATTGTCGATATTCCGATGTATGCGACAAGTTCTCCTACTCAGATTGCCTATATTGTAAAAGACGCGAATATACATACCTTGTTTGTCGGCGAGCAATTGCAGTATAACAATGCCTGGATTGTACAGAAACAGTTGCCGAACATCTTGCGAAAGCTTGTCGTTTACGATTCGTCAGTCCGTTTGAATCCGGAAGACAAGACATCTGTCTATTTTGACGATTTCATTCGCCTGGGAAATAATGCGCACGCCGAATCGCAGGTAAAGATCCGTACTTCGCAAGCCCGGCCGGAAGATGTAGCTACCATTATATATACATCAGGAACGACAGGCAACTCAAAGGGAGTCGTGTTAACACATACCAATTACCTGGAAGCCATGCGGGCTCACGACCTGCGCCTTCCGCATATTACGGATAAAGATACGTCGATGTGTTTCTTGCCCTTAACACATATCTTTGAAAAAGGATGGACCTTTGTTTGTCTGGTTAAAGGCATGAAAGTGGCTATTAACCACGACCCGAAATTAATTCAGAAAGCATTGCCGGAAATTGCGCCCACCACGATGTCGAGTGTTCCGCGCCTGTGGGAAAAGGTTTACATTGGGGTACAGGAGAAAATCCATAACGCCTCACCGACAATGCAGAAAGTCTTCAAAGACGCCATCGAAACAGGCCGTAAATACAATCTGGAATACCGGCGGAAAGGTATCACACCGCCATTGGCCTTAAAAGCCAAGTTTGAGTTTTATAACCGGACGGTCTTTACTTTATTGAAACGGGTAATCGGCATTCAGAACGGACGTTTCTTCCCGGTTGCCGGAGCTCCGCTGTCAGACAAAGTGCTGGAATTTTTACTGTCAGTCAATATTCCTATCCGCTACGGATATGGCCTGAGTGAAACGACTGCTACCGTTAGTTTCTTCCCTGAAGAGCATTATGAAATTGGTTCGTTAGGCATTCTACAGCCGGATCTGCAGGTTCGTATCGATCCTTCCAACAATGAAATCCTGGTAAAAGGTAAGACGGTGATGTCTGGTTACTACAACCGTCCGGAAGAAAATGCGGCTGCCTTTACAGAAGACGGTTATTTCCGCACGGGCGATGCCGGCCGGTTGGAAGGAAATACCTTATACTTTTTGGAACGCATCAAAGACCTGTACAAGACGTCCAACGGTAAATATATTGCTCCACAGGCCATCGAGTTGAGCGTTTCGAGTGACCCGTATATTGATCAGGTAGCCGTAATCGGTGATCAGCGTAAATTTGTCAGCGCACTGATCGTACCGAATTATGCCCTGCTCGAAGAATATGCCAAAGAACAGCACATCGCTTATACGACACGTGCCGAACTGTTGCAGAACAAATTCATCTATAAATTGATAGAAGCCCATATCGAAGAGCATCAGGGAGAACTGGCCGCCTTCGAGAAGATCAAGCGTTTCACCTTGCTGCCCGAACCTTTTACCATTGAAAGCGGGGAACTGACTGATACGCTGAAATTACGTCGCCGTGTGGTTGCAGAACATTATGCGAAACAAATCGAAGCGATGTATGCAGAGTAA
- a CDS encoding PadR family transcriptional regulator, translated as MNAENVKSQMRKGTLEYCILLLLKKEPAYTSDIIQKLQEARLIVVEGTLYPLLTRLKNSGLLSYQWIESTQGPPRKYYQLTESGEEFLQELEASWQQLNDTINHIKNN; from the coding sequence ATGAATGCAGAGAACGTAAAATCGCAGATGAGAAAAGGAACACTCGAGTATTGTATCCTTCTCTTGCTGAAGAAAGAGCCGGCTTATACCTCAGATATTATTCAGAAACTGCAGGAAGCTCGCCTGATTGTTGTGGAAGGGACTTTATATCCATTGCTGACCCGCTTGAAAAACAGTGGTCTGCTCAGCTATCAATGGATAGAATCTACGCAGGGGCCACCTCGCAAATACTACCAGCTGACGGAATCGGGCGAAGAATTCCTTCAGGAACTGGAAGCATCGTGGCAACAGCTTAATGATACCATCAATCACATAAAAAACAATTAA